A single region of the Leisingera thetidis genome encodes:
- a CDS encoding DUF350 domain-containing protein gives MEYFSAIQAAELISTVFYTFVGVALMGVVWKVIDWLTPFPIMKEIEQDQNMALAVLIGFLFLSISIIIAAVILS, from the coding sequence ATGGAGTATTTCTCTGCCATCCAAGCCGCTGAGCTGATCAGCACCGTGTTCTACACCTTTGTCGGCGTGGCGCTGATGGGCGTGGTCTGGAAGGTGATCGACTGGCTCACGCCATTTCCGATCATGAAGGAAATCGAGCAGGATCAGAACATGGCGCTGGCGGTGCTGATCGGCTTTCTGTTCCTGTCCATCTCGATCATCATCGCTGCCGTCATCCTGTCATGA
- a CDS encoding DUF4178 domain-containing protein, with protein MSAFHCPNCASPVAPAAAMVKMAACAACGTTLFIADEQARLAGEAGVMHAAPLLFGLGSTIRLDGRTLRILGHARFSYGRGFWDEFWALDARDEPCWVSLDEGDIVLQRELDRAAWPRYDGRLALGRTVELDGVSFTVTEEDDAECVAVRGSFDQALVVGGRYRFVNLQGGDGTLLSGEFHGTSREWYRGAWYDPFEAEVLA; from the coding sequence ATGAGCGCCTTTCACTGCCCCAATTGTGCCAGCCCGGTGGCCCCGGCGGCGGCCATGGTCAAGATGGCCGCATGTGCCGCCTGCGGCACCACCTTGTTCATCGCGGACGAACAGGCGCGGCTTGCCGGAGAGGCGGGTGTGATGCACGCCGCGCCGCTGCTGTTCGGTCTCGGCAGCACCATCCGGCTGGACGGCCGGACCTTGCGGATCCTGGGCCATGCGCGGTTCTCCTACGGGCGGGGCTTCTGGGACGAATTCTGGGCGCTGGACGCAAGGGACGAACCCTGCTGGGTTTCGCTGGATGAGGGCGACATCGTACTGCAGCGGGAGCTGGATCGCGCGGCCTGGCCCCGCTATGACGGCCGCCTCGCGCTGGGCCGGACGGTGGAGCTGGACGGCGTTAGCTTCACCGTGACCGAAGAGGACGACGCAGAATGCGTGGCGGTGCGCGGCAGTTTCGATCAGGCGCTTGTGGTTGGCGGACGCTACCGCTTCGTGAACCTGCAGGGCGGGGACGGCACCCTGCTGTCGGGCGAGTTTCACGGCACCAGCCGCGAGTGGTACCGCGGCGCGTGGTACGACCCGTTTGAGGCCGAGGTGCTGGCATGA
- a CDS encoding DUF4178 domain-containing protein produces MTRNAELKAVNCAACGAGLDILGGGRVTVHICPYCGTELDALDNYRALRRFNDIERPASPFAIGMTGTLFGAEYTIIGTLQHEERWGVRTWVWVDHQLYSPTHGYAWLTIEDLHLVFSRRYRRPVWMPVHRVERAEHRPQVNTFGRSFSYYDTSISRITYAEGEFTWSPLKGEKTTTVTALADDAMLSFAQTGSEREVWLSQYLPVEEAEAGFGIKTGLKPRGTHPLQPFRAGPDFGFVKLASAACAVLCLAAALALDGRPGEVALRRTVLQVEQLPVDLPVEVPAPGQLTRISLRGDASNSWAYLGIELTDPEDAPVFQAGRTVEYYHGRDSDGTWTEGSNRAALTFRPERAGTYTLSLELEESGLWGGRPSPVQRLEVSAASGLSSGFWLYVLALAFALLSAQGFLRALAHRRARWRGSDWSDED; encoded by the coding sequence ATGACCCGGAACGCGGAGCTGAAAGCGGTCAACTGCGCCGCCTGCGGGGCAGGGCTGGACATCCTTGGCGGCGGCCGGGTGACGGTGCATATCTGCCCGTATTGCGGCACCGAACTGGACGCGCTGGACAACTACCGCGCATTGCGCCGGTTCAATGATATCGAACGCCCCGCCAGCCCGTTTGCGATCGGCATGACCGGCACCTTGTTCGGTGCGGAATACACTATCATCGGCACCTTGCAGCACGAGGAGCGCTGGGGCGTGCGGACCTGGGTCTGGGTGGATCACCAGCTCTATTCACCGACCCACGGCTATGCCTGGCTGACGATCGAGGACCTGCACTTGGTCTTCAGCCGCCGCTACCGCCGCCCGGTGTGGATGCCGGTGCATCGGGTGGAAAGGGCCGAGCATCGACCGCAGGTGAACACCTTCGGCCGCAGCTTCAGCTATTATGACACGTCCATCAGCCGCATCACCTATGCGGAGGGGGAATTCACGTGGAGCCCGTTGAAGGGAGAAAAGACCACAACTGTTACGGCACTGGCGGATGACGCCATGCTCAGCTTTGCCCAAACCGGCAGCGAGCGCGAGGTCTGGCTGTCGCAATACCTGCCGGTCGAAGAGGCAGAAGCCGGATTCGGCATCAAGACCGGATTGAAACCCCGCGGGACGCATCCGCTGCAGCCGTTCAGGGCCGGGCCGGACTTTGGTTTTGTGAAACTGGCTTCCGCTGCCTGCGCTGTGCTGTGCCTGGCCGCGGCTCTGGCCCTGGATGGACGGCCGGGAGAAGTGGCCCTGAGGCGCACTGTGCTGCAGGTGGAGCAGCTTCCGGTAGACCTGCCTGTTGAAGTCCCGGCCCCCGGCCAGCTCACCCGGATCAGCTTGAGAGGGGATGCAAGCAACAGCTGGGCCTATCTGGGGATCGAGCTGACGGATCCCGAGGACGCGCCGGTTTTTCAGGCCGGGCGCACGGTGGAATACTATCATGGCCGCGATTCCGACGGGACCTGGACAGAAGGCAGCAACCGGGCCGCGCTGACGTTCCGGCCTGAACGTGCCGGCACCTACACGCTGAGCCTGGAGCTTGAGGAAAGCGGGCTGTGGGGCGGCAGGCCATCGCCGGTGCAGCGGCTGGAGGTGTCGGCGGCCAGCGGCCTGTCCAGCGGGTTCTGGCTGTATGTCCTGGCGCTTGCCTTTGCTCTCCTGAGTGCACAGGGCTTCCTGCGCGCGCTGGCGCACCGCCGCGCCCGCTGGCGCGGCAGCGACTGGTCGGATGAGGATTGA